In one Nicotiana tomentosiformis chromosome 6, ASM39032v3, whole genome shotgun sequence genomic region, the following are encoded:
- the LOC104108588 gene encoding probable E3 ubiquitin-protein ligase ZFP1 isoform X1 — MSHGNHIFNLEADQQGQEFFHSEPCIFYGSLAALPQPNVHTVIPAPGNAGNIYLHHVSDHQHGVTQYNAVQHQHPATNLDLAISASSNHYNPYMAVPSASRDFPIPINHGPHDQRQSSSHNILGMNSDSYGRNNHYMDDIRGSFKRKNAEGIPANLQYHHALAGSSSSVGPVITRAHESDVLMDAASFTPPDYGGNSSSFIEDGAPRSMSNRSGTSGPDNVAAHNNNHLFQGNYVGQAHQLLGNPWLDVQFNSNGSETQTWAWNHAAPLPYVPDAGNMGVQGYQITSSNGGLNCFQHPPIPQGHPSLHHLPPNFQGMRGQTITFPPQMTASSRRHLPNNSSNITTNLLQGAVEAGPRYMPSLPTGIGLYRPHRRAIMLERNTRHRNLPNMRVLPEDGVAMLDIPVYREVNNLPIDQHRDMRLDIDHMSYEELLALGEQIGNVTTGLSDEIIISHLKIRTFSSPAIPCLLETAACVDHETDFCVICQADYDDQEKIGTLDCGHEYHAECVKKWLVVKNTCPICKSTGLSIAGKKL; from the exons ATGTCACACGGTAATCATATATTTAATTTGGAAGCAGATCAGCAGGGTCAAGAGTTCTTTCATTCTGAGCCTTGCATATTTTATGGGAGCTTAGCGGCTTTACCACAGCCTAATGTTCACACAGTAATACCAGCTCCTGGAAATGCTGGTAATATCTATTTGCACCATGTATCAGACCATCAGCATGGGGTGACACAGTACAATGCGGTTCAACATCAGCATCCAGCCACCAATCTTGACCTTGCCATTTCTGCTTCATCAAATCACTACAATCCCTACATGGCTGTTCCATCCGCTTCTAGAGATTTCCCCATTCCAATAAATCATGGGCCACATGATCAGCGTCAATCAAGCTCTCACAACATCCTTGGAATGAATTCAGACAGCTATGGAAGGAACAATCATTACATGGATGATATCAGAGGCTCATTTAAGAGAAAGAATGCTGAAGGAATCCCTGCGAATCTTCAGTATCATCATGCTTTGGCGGGCTCCAGTTCTTCTGTTGGTCCAGTGATTACAAGGGCACACGAATCTGATGTTTTAATGGATGCTGCATCATTTACACCACCAGATTATGGAGGCAATTCATCATCATTCATTGAAGATGGAGCACCGAGAAGTATGAGTAACAGATCTGGTACTAGTGGTCCAGATAACGTCGCAGCACATAACAATAATCATCTATTTCAAGGAAACTATGTAGGTCAAGCCCATCAGTTGCTTGGCAATCCTTGGTTGGACGTGCAGTTTAACAGCAATGGTAGTGAGACTCAAACTTGGGCCTGGAATCATGCTGCTCCTTTGCCCTATGTACCTG ATGCTGGAAACATGGGTGTGCAAGGTTATCAAATAACATCCAGCAATGGAGGTTTAAATTGTTTTCAACATCCACCCATTCCTCAAGGGCACCCAAGCCTTCATCATCTGCCACCTAATTTTCAAGGAATGAGAGGACAGACTATTACCTTCCCTCCGCAAATGACAGCATCCTCACGCAGACACCTACCAAATAATTCGTCCAACATCACCACTAACTTACTGCAAGGCGCTGTAGAGGCAGGGCCAAGATATATGCCCTCACTACCAACTGGCATTGGGTTGTACAGACCTCATCGAAGGGCTATCATGCTTGAACGGAATACTAGACATCGGAACCTTCCTAACATGAGAGTTCTGCCAGAAGAT GGAGTGGCAATGCTGGATATTCCAGTCTACCGTGAAGTTAATAACCTCCCCATTGATCAGCACAGAGATATGCGCTTGGACATAGATCACATGTCCTATGAG GAGCTTCTTGCACTGGGGGAGCAGATTGGCAATGTAACAACTGGATTGTCAGATGAAATAATCATTAGCCATTTGAAAATAAGAACATTTTCGTCCCCTGCAATTCCCTGCCTTCTGGAAACTGCTGCATGTGTGGATCACGAAACTGATTTCTGTGTCATATGCCAG
- the LOC104108588 gene encoding probable E3 ubiquitin-protein ligase ZFP1 isoform X2 — MSHGNHIFNLEADQQGQEFFHSEPCIFYGSLAALPQPNVHTVIPAPGNAGNIYLHHVSDHQHGVTQYNAVQHQHPATNLDLAISASSNHYNPYMAVPSASRDFPIPINHGPHDQRQSSSHNILGMNSDSYGRNNHYMDDIRGSFKRKNAEGIPANLQYHHALAGSSSSVGPVITRAHESDVLMDAASFTPPDYGGNSSSFIEDGAPRSMSNRSGTSGPDNVAAHNNNHLFQGNYVGQAHQLLGNPWLDVQFNSNDAGNMGVQGYQITSSNGGLNCFQHPPIPQGHPSLHHLPPNFQGMRGQTITFPPQMTASSRRHLPNNSSNITTNLLQGAVEAGPRYMPSLPTGIGLYRPHRRAIMLERNTRHRNLPNMRVLPEDGVAMLDIPVYREVNNLPIDQHRDMRLDIDHMSYEELLALGEQIGNVTTGLSDEIIISHLKIRTFSSPAIPCLLETAACVDHETDFCVICQADYDDQEKIGTLDCGHEYHAECVKKWLVVKNTCPICKSTGLSIAGKKL; from the exons ATGTCACACGGTAATCATATATTTAATTTGGAAGCAGATCAGCAGGGTCAAGAGTTCTTTCATTCTGAGCCTTGCATATTTTATGGGAGCTTAGCGGCTTTACCACAGCCTAATGTTCACACAGTAATACCAGCTCCTGGAAATGCTGGTAATATCTATTTGCACCATGTATCAGACCATCAGCATGGGGTGACACAGTACAATGCGGTTCAACATCAGCATCCAGCCACCAATCTTGACCTTGCCATTTCTGCTTCATCAAATCACTACAATCCCTACATGGCTGTTCCATCCGCTTCTAGAGATTTCCCCATTCCAATAAATCATGGGCCACATGATCAGCGTCAATCAAGCTCTCACAACATCCTTGGAATGAATTCAGACAGCTATGGAAGGAACAATCATTACATGGATGATATCAGAGGCTCATTTAAGAGAAAGAATGCTGAAGGAATCCCTGCGAATCTTCAGTATCATCATGCTTTGGCGGGCTCCAGTTCTTCTGTTGGTCCAGTGATTACAAGGGCACACGAATCTGATGTTTTAATGGATGCTGCATCATTTACACCACCAGATTATGGAGGCAATTCATCATCATTCATTGAAGATGGAGCACCGAGAAGTATGAGTAACAGATCTGGTACTAGTGGTCCAGATAACGTCGCAGCACATAACAATAATCATCTATTTCAAGGAAACTATGTAGGTCAAGCCCATCAGTTGCTTGGCAATCCTTGGTTGGACGTGCAGTTTAACAGCAATG ATGCTGGAAACATGGGTGTGCAAGGTTATCAAATAACATCCAGCAATGGAGGTTTAAATTGTTTTCAACATCCACCCATTCCTCAAGGGCACCCAAGCCTTCATCATCTGCCACCTAATTTTCAAGGAATGAGAGGACAGACTATTACCTTCCCTCCGCAAATGACAGCATCCTCACGCAGACACCTACCAAATAATTCGTCCAACATCACCACTAACTTACTGCAAGGCGCTGTAGAGGCAGGGCCAAGATATATGCCCTCACTACCAACTGGCATTGGGTTGTACAGACCTCATCGAAGGGCTATCATGCTTGAACGGAATACTAGACATCGGAACCTTCCTAACATGAGAGTTCTGCCAGAAGAT GGAGTGGCAATGCTGGATATTCCAGTCTACCGTGAAGTTAATAACCTCCCCATTGATCAGCACAGAGATATGCGCTTGGACATAGATCACATGTCCTATGAG GAGCTTCTTGCACTGGGGGAGCAGATTGGCAATGTAACAACTGGATTGTCAGATGAAATAATCATTAGCCATTTGAAAATAAGAACATTTTCGTCCCCTGCAATTCCCTGCCTTCTGGAAACTGCTGCATGTGTGGATCACGAAACTGATTTCTGTGTCATATGCCAG